The window CCTACGTGGTACATCGCGCGACCGTATTCAGCCGCGTGGCGCAATTTGCGCCGCAGCAGCTCCGTAAGGTCTACGAGACCCTGGAACACCTGCGCAAGGTCGGACCCGTCCATGAGAACAGCGTAGATTCGGCCGCTCCGCGCGGCCTCTTCAACCGCATAATCAGTAAATCCACTCATTGATACGAATAGGCCCAACGTGTTGTCGAGCTTGGTCTGCACCTTTCCTTGAAAATCCCGTACGTCCTTCGGCTCAATAGGCTTTGCCTCCCACTTGGCTTCGACGACTAGAAACGAGCCGTCAAAGACGATACTGCCATCAATTTGTTCACCGGGCCGAGCCATCGAGCCGCGAGGATCCATGTCGTGAAGGGCAAACAAGTCCCGGAGCAGTTCCTGAAATTGAAAGCCACGTCGCCGCTTGCTCGCCGCATCGTCAGGGATCATGCTCAATGCTAGAAACCTGTCGTTGAGCGCCTTCAAATCTCTTTGCCGCTGTATGCGAGCCACCCGCGAGCGCTCCGCCTCAGTTCGTGCTTCGCGACGCGCGCGATCGGCTCGCTCTGCGATGGTCTCCCGCCCCAAGAGGTCCTTGAGCGCGCGGACAGCTCGGCGCGCGTCATCAGCCTTCTTCTTCCCATCGTCGAGCCGCACGAGGTGTGGCATGTCCTCATCCATCTCGACAACGGAATCGATAATCCCGTTGAGGATGGGCATGCCGACCGCCGGCTCGCCTGCAAGTTGATCGACGAGACGCTGGGCAATGATGCGCTTGTAGGTTCCGGGGCCCCAGGGAAGCGCCCCCAAAACATCTGCGGGGACCCCCGCCCGCGTGAGGAACGAGCGTAGGTCGTTTTGGAACCAGTATATTGTTCGTAAAGCGTCGACCAGCGCGTTTAGGATAACGGCGGAGTAGACCTTCATGCCGGCCAGGGTTGTACCAGAACGCCGCTGCTGGAACAACCGGAGAAGATGCTCGAACGCCAACTCGCACCTGGGGTCGACCGGAGCGAGGACAGGTAGTGGGAGCCAATCGCGATGCATCCATCGCTGGACGCAGTCCCTCACGGTATCTGCTTCACGTCTTCAGAAGGCTTCCGCGGATGAATCGCTGCCTGCGTCCGCCCCCACGCTGACGTTACGCCCGGCGTGAACCAAGGTTAGACGCGCGAACCGCTTTGAATGTGCTTTAGGTCGCAGTTTGCCAGGAGCCCCCCGGGATGCGGAGACGATGTTCTGTTACCCTCCCGCGCATCCGGCCTTGTTCTGGTCATGGGAAGATCTTCGAAGCCGACCGACTACCCGCCCGAGCTGGTCGCCGAGACCCTTGACCTCCGTCACGAGGTCACGCGCCTCGCACGCGAGGGTCAGGCGTACACGCGGGAACCCGTGGACGACAGGGTGCAGCGCGTGTTCGTGAACGCGCTGCGCAACCTCTGGAGGCACACGCCGCACCCTGACGGCGCGAAGTTCATGAAGAGCGACGACCTTGGATTCGTGGCGCATCCGCCTGTCGAACGAACGCTGTGTAACCACCGAGTCCCCACCGGCCCGATGGAAGAACTGCGCATTGCGCAGTTCTTCCACCCTCGGTCCAGGCCGTGCCTGGTCGGGGTCGAGGGGCGGACAGCCCCCGCGGGGTCTGGGGCGGCGCCCCAGTGTGGCGCCTCAGCCGCCCACCCCGCCCTGGACGGCGTCGCGCACACGAGCGGACGGTACCGCGGGCACATGCCGCCGAGATGTGCGAAGGATCGGCGGGTCCTGTCAGGAGGCAGCCATCGTCACCGAGCTCCTCGTCATTTTTGCGCTCGTGCTGGTGAACGGCGTGCTCGCTGGGGCCGAGATTGCCGTCGTGGCGCTGCGTGGTTCGCGGCTCGATCAGCTCGTGGCCGAGAAGAGCTCGCGTGCGCGGGCCGTGAAGAACCTGCGCGACAACCCCGAGCGGTTCCTCGCCACGGTGCAGATTGGGATCACCGTGATCGGCGCGCTGGCGGGGGCGTTTGGCGGGGCCACGTTTGCGGAGGATATTGCGCCTTTGGTCGCGGGGGTGCCTTTGCTCGCGGATCATGCCGAGGCGGTCGCGATTGGCGTCGTGGTCGTGCTGATTTCGTATCTCTCGCTCGTGCTCGGGGAGCTCGTGCCCAAGTCGCTCGCGTTGCGGTATGCCGAGACGTATGCGCTGAACATCGCCAAGCCGCTGCTCGGGCTCTCCTTCCTCACGCGGCCGGTCGTGTGGTTCTTGACGGCGAGTTCGAATGTCGTGCTGCGGCTGTTCGGGGACAGGACGACGTTCACCGAGGCGCGGCTGTCGCCGGCCGAGCTGCAGCAGCTCCTCGGGGAGGCGACGAAGGCCGGCTCGGTGGATCCACGCGCGGGGGAGATCGCGTCACGCGCGTTCGATTTGCCCGAGCTCTCGGCCGCGCAGGTGATGGTGCCGCGTACGCGGATGGTGAGCTTGTCGCGGGACGCGACGATCGAGGACGTGCGACGGGTCGTCGCCGCGCATGGGCATACGCGGATGCCCGTGTATGAAGAGGATCTGGATCACGTGATCGGGTACGTGAACGTGAAGGACGTGTTCATGCGCGCCACCGGGGAGGTGTCCTTCACGGCGAAGGACGTGCTGCGGCATGCTTACTTCGTGGGGGAGAGCGTGCGCGCGGTCGCGCTGCTCGAGGCGATGAAGAAGCGGCGGACGCAGATCGCGATCGTGGTCGATGAGCTCGGGGCGACGAGCGGGATGGTGACGCTGGAGGATCTCGTCGAGGAGCTCGTGGGGGATGTGTTCGGTGAGCACGAGGCGCCGAAGCCGGAGATCGTGTGCCCCGAGGCGGAGGGGACGTTCCTCGTGCTGGGCAGCGCGCCGGTGCACGACGTGAATCGCGCGCTCGGGCTCGATTTGCCGATGGAGGAGAGCTTCACGACGATCGCGGGGCTCGTGCTGCACCTGGCCCAGAGTATCCCCGCGGAAGGGACGAAGTTGACGACGGAGGACGGGACGGGGATCGAGGTCGTGGAGG of the Polyangium spumosum genome contains:
- a CDS encoding restriction endonuclease codes for the protein MKVYSAVILNALVDALRTIYWFQNDLRSFLTRAGVPADVLGALPWGPGTYKRIIAQRLVDQLAGEPAVGMPILNGIIDSVVEMDEDMPHLVRLDDGKKKADDARRAVRALKDLLGRETIAERADRARREARTEAERSRVARIQRQRDLKALNDRFLALSMIPDDAASKRRRGFQFQELLRDLFALHDMDPRGSMARPGEQIDGSIVFDGSFLVVEAKWEAKPIEPKDVRDFQGKVQTKLDNTLGLFVSMSGFTDYAVEEAARSGRIYAVLMDGSDLAQVFQGLVDLTELLRRKLRHAAEYGRAMYHVGDD
- a CDS encoding hemolysin family protein; its protein translation is MRRIGGSCQEAAIVTELLVIFALVLVNGVLAGAEIAVVALRGSRLDQLVAEKSSRARAVKNLRDNPERFLATVQIGITVIGALAGAFGGATFAEDIAPLVAGVPLLADHAEAVAIGVVVVLISYLSLVLGELVPKSLALRYAETYALNIAKPLLGLSFLTRPVVWFLTASSNVVLRLFGDRTTFTEARLSPAELQQLLGEATKAGSVDPRAGEIASRAFDLPELSAAQVMVPRTRMVSLSRDATIEDVRRVVAAHGHTRMPVYEEDLDHVIGYVNVKDVFMRATGEVSFTAKDVLRHAYFVGESVRAVALLEAMKKRRTQIAIVVDELGATSGMVTLEDLVEELVGDVFGEHEAPKPEIVCPEAEGTFLVLGSAPVHDVNRALGLDLPMEESFTTIAGLVLHLAQSIPAEGTKLTTEDGTGIEVVEATPQRVRKVRITPPAAPTEGER